In Gemmatimonadaceae bacterium, the following proteins share a genomic window:
- a CDS encoding PadR family transcriptional regulator, whose protein sequence is MATSADVLQGTLDLLVLKALSLAPLHGWGISQRIQQLSKDALQIGQGSLYPAVYRLERKGLVTSEWSVTENNREAKYYRLTAAGRRALATELDDWRRFVGAVELVLVAKEVSP, encoded by the coding sequence GTGGCGACCTCGGCCGACGTTCTCCAGGGTACGCTTGATCTGCTCGTTCTCAAGGCACTTTCCCTCGCGCCGCTTCACGGCTGGGGGATCAGCCAACGCATTCAACAACTCTCGAAGGACGCGCTGCAGATCGGACAGGGGTCGCTCTACCCCGCCGTCTACCGCCTCGAGCGCAAAGGGCTCGTCACGAGCGAATGGAGCGTCACCGAAAACAATCGCGAGGCGAAGTATTATCGCTTGACGGCCGCGGGGCGCCGAGCGCTCGCCACGGAGCTCGATGACTGGCGCCGATTCGTCGGCGCGGTCGAGTTGGTCCTCGTCGCGAAGGAGGTGTCGCCATGA